Proteins from a genomic interval of Harpia harpyja isolate bHarHar1 chromosome 9, bHarHar1 primary haplotype, whole genome shotgun sequence:
- the TCN2 gene encoding transcobalamin-2 isoform X1: MWLLLILLQAAVLPAQLCEAPGEAAAAVRALSARLLGLAADPARDPDPSVYLALRLAGDHDLRGEKRYLARLQDAFQHRYGRSVQAALRPHAAPHSHPQQDAVATEHTTRAEAEWPETGRLALYLLGLRATCPPPEPGPQRSLVTWLKYYLEEDWAGSRQHGQPLTSYYQYSLGVLALCVHRKRVREEVIRRLLAAEHHGRFGHAGGSAVDTEAVAALAFACLERERTVGARLAAELRAAAHRARRRMVEAQGWDGFFGNVYSTPWAMQVFIATDACRMQPAYGRAMAALLENLDAFTTAATAAQALPVLHGRSYLDIASMRCREEPDTLTPLSPELTPELPGNVTVRLVVECPEPRCPQHRLYDRPVPAPAGASLLDVLRAAAARGPHNFTFDTQDTPQGPFLSRVLGLEARQQKRSYWQLLTAPSTSLQMGVADYRPHDGETLILRLSEW, encoded by the exons ATGTGGCTGCTCCTCATCCTGCTGCAGGCTGCGGTCCTGCCTGCCCAGCTCTGTG AAGCCCCGGGGGAGGCGGCAGCAGCGGTGCGGGCGCTGAGCGCCcggctgctggggctggcggcGGATCCGGCGCGGGACCCCGACCCCAGCGTCTACCTGGCCCTTCGCCTGGCCGGCGACCACGACCTGCGCGGGGAGAAGCGGTACCTGGCGCGGCTGCAGGACGCCTTCCAGCACCGCTACGGCCG GAGCGTGCAGGCAGCTCTCCGGCCCCACGCTGcgccccacagccacccccagcAGGACGCCGTGGCCACCGAGCACACCac GAGGGCTGAGGCGGAGTGGCCGGAGACGGGGCGGCTGGCGCTGTACCTGCTGGGGCTACGGGCCACTTGTCCCCCGCCAGAGCCCGGTCCCCAGCGCTCACTGGTGACATGGCTGAAGTACTACCTGGAGGAGGACTGGGCAG GATCCCGGCAGCACGGCCAGCCCCTCACCAGTTACTACCAGTACAGCCTGGGCGTGCTGGCGCTGTGCGTCCACCGCAAACGGGTGCGGGAGGAGGTGATCCGCCGgctcctggcagccgagcaccaCGGCAGGTTCGGGCACGCCGGCGGCAGCGCCGTGG ACACGGAGGCGGTGGCCGCGCTGGCCTTCGCCTGCCTGGAGCGGGAGCGGACGGTGGGGGCCAGGCTGGCGGCGGAGCTGCGGGCGGCCGCGCAcagggcgaggaggaggatggtcgAGGCGCAGGGCTGGGACGGCTTCTTTGGCAACGTCTACAGCACGCCGTGGGCCATGCAG gtCTTCATCGCCACCGATGCGTGCCGGATGCAGCCGGCGTACGGCCGGGCCATGGCTGCGCTGCTGGAGAACCTGGACGCCTTCACCACCGCCGCAACCGCGGCCCAGGCACTGCCGGTGCTGCATGGCCGCTCTTACCTGGACATCGCCTCCATGCGCTGCCGGGAGGAGCCGG ACACGCTGACGCCCCTCAGCCCCGAGCTGACGCCCGAGCTGCCGGGGAACGTGACGGTGCGGCTGGTGGTGGAGTGCCCCGAGCCACGGTGTCCCCAGCACCGACTCTACGACCGGCCGGTGCCCGCGCCCGCCGGTGCCTCCCTCCTGGACGTGCTCAGGGCAGCCGCCGCGCGGGGACCCCACAACTTCAC GTTTGACACCCAGGACACCCCCCAGGGCCCCTTTctgagcagggtgctggggctggaggctCGGCAGCAGAAGCGGAGCTACTGGCAGCTCCTCACCgcccccagcaccagcctgcaGATGG
- the TCN2 gene encoding transcobalamin-2 isoform X3, with protein MWLLLILLQAAVLPAQLCEAPGEAAAAVRALSARLLGLAADPARDPDPSVYLALRLAGDHDLRGEKRYLARLQDAFQHRYGRSVQAALRPHAAPHSHPQQDAVATEHTTAEAEWPETGRLALYLLGLRATCPPPEPGPQRSLVTWLKYYLEEDWAGSRQHGQPLTSYYQYSLGVLALCVHRKRVREEVIRRLLAAEHHGRFGHAGGSAVDTEAVAALAFACLERERTVGARLAAELRAAAHRARRRMVEAQGWDGFFGNVYSTPWAMQVFIATDACRMQPAYGRAMAALLENLDAFTTAATAAQALPVLHGRSYLDIASMRCREEPDTLTPLSPELTPELPGNVTVRLVVECPEPRCPQHRLYDRPVPAPAGASLLDVLRAAAARGPHNFTFDTQDTPQGPFLSRVLGLEARQQKRSYWQLLTAPSTSLQMGVADYRPHDGETLILRLSEW; from the exons ATGTGGCTGCTCCTCATCCTGCTGCAGGCTGCGGTCCTGCCTGCCCAGCTCTGTG AAGCCCCGGGGGAGGCGGCAGCAGCGGTGCGGGCGCTGAGCGCCcggctgctggggctggcggcGGATCCGGCGCGGGACCCCGACCCCAGCGTCTACCTGGCCCTTCGCCTGGCCGGCGACCACGACCTGCGCGGGGAGAAGCGGTACCTGGCGCGGCTGCAGGACGCCTTCCAGCACCGCTACGGCCG GAGCGTGCAGGCAGCTCTCCGGCCCCACGCTGcgccccacagccacccccagcAGGACGCCGTGGCCACCGAGCACACCac GGCTGAGGCGGAGTGGCCGGAGACGGGGCGGCTGGCGCTGTACCTGCTGGGGCTACGGGCCACTTGTCCCCCGCCAGAGCCCGGTCCCCAGCGCTCACTGGTGACATGGCTGAAGTACTACCTGGAGGAGGACTGGGCAG GATCCCGGCAGCACGGCCAGCCCCTCACCAGTTACTACCAGTACAGCCTGGGCGTGCTGGCGCTGTGCGTCCACCGCAAACGGGTGCGGGAGGAGGTGATCCGCCGgctcctggcagccgagcaccaCGGCAGGTTCGGGCACGCCGGCGGCAGCGCCGTGG ACACGGAGGCGGTGGCCGCGCTGGCCTTCGCCTGCCTGGAGCGGGAGCGGACGGTGGGGGCCAGGCTGGCGGCGGAGCTGCGGGCGGCCGCGCAcagggcgaggaggaggatggtcgAGGCGCAGGGCTGGGACGGCTTCTTTGGCAACGTCTACAGCACGCCGTGGGCCATGCAG gtCTTCATCGCCACCGATGCGTGCCGGATGCAGCCGGCGTACGGCCGGGCCATGGCTGCGCTGCTGGAGAACCTGGACGCCTTCACCACCGCCGCAACCGCGGCCCAGGCACTGCCGGTGCTGCATGGCCGCTCTTACCTGGACATCGCCTCCATGCGCTGCCGGGAGGAGCCGG ACACGCTGACGCCCCTCAGCCCCGAGCTGACGCCCGAGCTGCCGGGGAACGTGACGGTGCGGCTGGTGGTGGAGTGCCCCGAGCCACGGTGTCCCCAGCACCGACTCTACGACCGGCCGGTGCCCGCGCCCGCCGGTGCCTCCCTCCTGGACGTGCTCAGGGCAGCCGCCGCGCGGGGACCCCACAACTTCAC GTTTGACACCCAGGACACCCCCCAGGGCCCCTTTctgagcagggtgctggggctggaggctCGGCAGCAGAAGCGGAGCTACTGGCAGCTCCTCACCgcccccagcaccagcctgcaGATGG
- the TCN2 gene encoding transcobalamin-2 isoform X2 has translation MWLLLILLQAAVLPAQLCAPGEAAAAVRALSARLLGLAADPARDPDPSVYLALRLAGDHDLRGEKRYLARLQDAFQHRYGRSVQAALRPHAAPHSHPQQDAVATEHTTRAEAEWPETGRLALYLLGLRATCPPPEPGPQRSLVTWLKYYLEEDWAGSRQHGQPLTSYYQYSLGVLALCVHRKRVREEVIRRLLAAEHHGRFGHAGGSAVDTEAVAALAFACLERERTVGARLAAELRAAAHRARRRMVEAQGWDGFFGNVYSTPWAMQVFIATDACRMQPAYGRAMAALLENLDAFTTAATAAQALPVLHGRSYLDIASMRCREEPDTLTPLSPELTPELPGNVTVRLVVECPEPRCPQHRLYDRPVPAPAGASLLDVLRAAAARGPHNFTFDTQDTPQGPFLSRVLGLEARQQKRSYWQLLTAPSTSLQMGVADYRPHDGETLILRLSEW, from the exons ATGTGGCTGCTCCTCATCCTGCTGCAGGCTGCGGTCCTGCCTGCCCAGCTCTGTG CCCCGGGGGAGGCGGCAGCAGCGGTGCGGGCGCTGAGCGCCcggctgctggggctggcggcGGATCCGGCGCGGGACCCCGACCCCAGCGTCTACCTGGCCCTTCGCCTGGCCGGCGACCACGACCTGCGCGGGGAGAAGCGGTACCTGGCGCGGCTGCAGGACGCCTTCCAGCACCGCTACGGCCG GAGCGTGCAGGCAGCTCTCCGGCCCCACGCTGcgccccacagccacccccagcAGGACGCCGTGGCCACCGAGCACACCac GAGGGCTGAGGCGGAGTGGCCGGAGACGGGGCGGCTGGCGCTGTACCTGCTGGGGCTACGGGCCACTTGTCCCCCGCCAGAGCCCGGTCCCCAGCGCTCACTGGTGACATGGCTGAAGTACTACCTGGAGGAGGACTGGGCAG GATCCCGGCAGCACGGCCAGCCCCTCACCAGTTACTACCAGTACAGCCTGGGCGTGCTGGCGCTGTGCGTCCACCGCAAACGGGTGCGGGAGGAGGTGATCCGCCGgctcctggcagccgagcaccaCGGCAGGTTCGGGCACGCCGGCGGCAGCGCCGTGG ACACGGAGGCGGTGGCCGCGCTGGCCTTCGCCTGCCTGGAGCGGGAGCGGACGGTGGGGGCCAGGCTGGCGGCGGAGCTGCGGGCGGCCGCGCAcagggcgaggaggaggatggtcgAGGCGCAGGGCTGGGACGGCTTCTTTGGCAACGTCTACAGCACGCCGTGGGCCATGCAG gtCTTCATCGCCACCGATGCGTGCCGGATGCAGCCGGCGTACGGCCGGGCCATGGCTGCGCTGCTGGAGAACCTGGACGCCTTCACCACCGCCGCAACCGCGGCCCAGGCACTGCCGGTGCTGCATGGCCGCTCTTACCTGGACATCGCCTCCATGCGCTGCCGGGAGGAGCCGG ACACGCTGACGCCCCTCAGCCCCGAGCTGACGCCCGAGCTGCCGGGGAACGTGACGGTGCGGCTGGTGGTGGAGTGCCCCGAGCCACGGTGTCCCCAGCACCGACTCTACGACCGGCCGGTGCCCGCGCCCGCCGGTGCCTCCCTCCTGGACGTGCTCAGGGCAGCCGCCGCGCGGGGACCCCACAACTTCAC GTTTGACACCCAGGACACCCCCCAGGGCCCCTTTctgagcagggtgctggggctggaggctCGGCAGCAGAAGCGGAGCTACTGGCAGCTCCTCACCgcccccagcaccagcctgcaGATGG